DNA from Thermoleophilum album:
GGCGCCGGGCGCGCGGATGCAGAAAACGGCCGGCACGAAGGCGAGCTACCGCGGTTCCGTTAACGCGCTTTTCACTTTTGGGCACCAGGGTCTTAACGCGTCGAGGCCAAGGCGCAGCGACGCTCGGCGCATGGAAACCAGCGAAAAGCTTTGGGCACTCCTCGCCGCCGGGATCACCGTGACGGGGACGCTCCTGATCGGTAACGCCGCGTTCTTCGTCGGGCTCGGCGTGGCGCTCGCGGGAACGCACACGCTGCGCGCCCTACGCGGCGCTCCGCTCAGCGGCCCACGCGGCGGATTCCGGCTTCCGAAACCATCTCCTCGAGCGCCCGCAGCCCGTAGGCTTCGACCGGGCCGAGCGCTCCCGACCCGCTGACCGCCCCCTCCTGAGCGCGCGCGCCCGCGATCGCCAGTATGCGGGCGGTGAAGTCGTAGGCGTTGTCGCCCGCGAGCTCCACGTAAGCGAGCTCGCGTCCCGTCCGGTCGTAGGCGATCGCGACGATCCGCGACCCTACTCGCGCGCGGACGGCGTCCGATGGTCCCTGGCCGGATGCGTGGATCCGCTCCGAAAGCGCCTGCGTGACGCGCTTCGTGCCAGGCACTAGACGCGCAAGCGACGCCAAGGCCGACACCACCTACATCGGGCGCGAGAGCGCCGCGAACCAACCGAGGTAAACGTTGACCTGCTCGAGTTGTGGGAACGAGCGCGGCAGCGCGTAGTGCTCGCTACCACCGACCGAGACCGCCTTGCGAGCACCCTTGCTCGTGCGGAACGTCCGCACACGCCGTGCCGCCCGCTCGCTGCGGATACCGCCGTCTCGGAAGGCGAACGATGGTTCACCGATGACGCCGACCAGGGAAGCGCGGGTGCCACCGCTCATAGCCGAGGGCGACGGTGGCCCATCGACGAAGTAGCCGATGTCGACGCGGGCGGCGTCCTCGCCCGCTTCCTCGACAGCGAGCGCCGCCGCCAAGTTGCCGGGGACGTAGTCGTAGCCCATCGCCGTCATCAGGGCCGCGCCGGCAGCTTGCGCACGCGGCCCGTACTCCTCGAAGACTGCGCGCATGAAGGGAGGCTCACCGGTCGAGTCGAGGTATGTACAGGGCGCCGCGACCGCAGCCTCGAGCGCCGCGTAGCCGTAGCGCTGGAAGGGACCGACGGTAGTGATAAGCACGTCTCCGCGCTCGACCAAGCGCCGTACCGATGGTGGATCGGCCGCGTCGGCGATCGCGATCTCGAGGTCGTCGCGACCGAGCTCGTCCCGCAGCCGCTCCAGGCGATCACGGCTACGCCCAGCTAGCACCGGCGCGACCCCGCGCGCGACGAGCTCGCGCGCGGTCAACGCGCCGGTAAAACCGCTGGCACCGAACAGCACTACTCGGCCGGCCATCGCGCGCAGCCTAACCGAGCTAGGCGGCCCGCTCACGTTGACCGGCGGCGAGTTTGCGCAGCAGTGCCGCGAGCTCCGATGCCTGCTGCTCGTCCAGCGCTGCGCCCAAGTGCTCGCGCACGGTGCGGTCGTGGAGCGGGCGCATCCGTTGGTAGATCCGGCGACCTTCGGCGGTTAGCAGCACGTGATAACCGCGTCGATCCTTCGGACAGCGGCGGCGCTCGACAAGCCCGGCCTGCTCGAGCCTGTCGAGGAGCCGCGTGAGCCCGCTCTTCGAGAGGTTTACGTGTTCGACGAGCTCGCGCGGTCGCAGCGATCCTTCCGGGGCCCGAGCGAGCGCCTGTAACACCTCGTACCAGCCGAGCGGTGGCAGTGACGCGCCGGCGAACGCTCGCTCGAGCGCGCAAACGACGGCCGCATGCGCGCTCGCCAGAGCGCTCCAGGCAGCCCGATGTGCGGGCCCCGCGGCCTGGCTTGCACGAGCCGAGGGCTTGTCCTCGCGCTTCGGTCCGGCCCTTCTGCTTGCCACGTCTGTCACGACCTCAGTGTAAGGGTGCCGGCGTATTAGTTGCCTGAGCAACAGTTGTGCTGCTACCTTTCGTCGCGACGGTCGTTGCACCTACAACTGATGCGCCCGCAACAACAGCAGGCGCGGATAGGAAGGAGGTAGCGATGAGCACACCGACGAAGGTTGCTGTCGAACCGGGTACCTACAAGATCGATCCGGTCCACTCCCAGGTCGCCTTCGAGATCGAGCACCTAGGAATCGCCACCTTCCGTGGCCGGTTCCGCTCCTTCGACGGCTTGCTTCGTTTCGGCGAAGACGGCCGCCTGGAAGCCGCCGAGGGAGAGATCGATGTCCGCAGCGTCGACGTGCAAGACGAGATGCTGTCGCAGCACCTTTTGAGCGACGAGTTCTTCGCTGCCGAGAAGTTCCCGACCGCGCGCTTCCGCAGCACCGCGATTGAACCCGTAGGTGACGATCGCTACCGGGTTCGTGGCGACTTCGAGCTCAAGGGCCGCACCAACGAGGTGGTGCTCGATGCGCGCGTTAAGGGCGTGGCCCGCGATCTCCAGGGCAAGCTGCGGGTGAGCGTGGCTGCCGAGGGCCAGATCGACCGCCACGCGTGGGGGATCGACTGGGACCACACGCTCGAGGGCGGGGTCAAGGTGATCGGCGACAAGGTCCGGCTGCTGATCGAGATCGAGGCGCAACGGCAGTGAGCGACTCGACGGCACGCGCTACCCGCGAGCTTGACGCAGCGGCTGCTCGACCCGTCGAGCAGCCGCTGCGGGTGCTCGTGCTGGTTGGAAGCCTGCGACGCGATTCCTACAACCGCCGCCTCGCCCGCGCGTTCAGCGAGGAAGCGCCGCAGGGCCTGGAGCTCGTCGAGTGGCCGCGCCTCGCCGAGCTTCCCCACTACAACGAGGATCTCGAGGACGATCCACCGCTCGCCGCTGTGCAGTTGAGGCGCGCGGTGGCTGCGGCCGACGCACTCCTTCTGATCACCCCCGAGTACAACGCCGGGCCGTCGAGCGCGATCAAGAACGCGGTCGATTGGGCGTCGCGACCACCCGGGCGCGCCCCGATCGCCGGCAAACCCGCGGCCGTGGCCGGTGCCAGCGTGTCGTCGTTCGGCGCGTTGTGGGCCCAGCAGCAGCTGCGGCGGGCGCTGCTGATCGCCGGCGCACGGCCACTGGAGCGGGAGTTGCCGGTCGCACGCGTCGACCAACGGTTCGCGGGCAACCGCCTGCGCGACGCCGGGCTCCGGCAAGAGCTACGCGCGCTACTCGAGGAGCTCGCGACCGCTGCCTGCAGCCAGCTAACGACACCGCAAGCGACTGCGGCTGCGCGCGGAAGCACGAGCTGACCGTAATCCGAGCGCCGGAGGTCAGGCGCGGCGCCTGACGACGCCCGGCCACGGCCCCTGACGACGCCCGCTTGCAGTGTTAGCTTAGGTGCGCCCGTCGAATGGGCACGGTTGAAAGGAGGATCCTTGGAGACTCCCCCAGCGAGTGGCTCCATTCAAGACCCGGCGGGCGATCGGGGTGTTTCCTCCCCTCAGGCATCGGAGCCTGGCGCTGTGCATCAGCAAGCCCCAGCCCCGCCGCCCCCACCTGCCGCACCGCCACCGCCTGTTGCCACCGAGCGCCTGCCCGCGGCACGCATCGAGTAGTTCCCGCTGCTCGATCGCGAGGCCCGGAGACGCCACGAGACCGACGTCCAACTTTCTTTCGCGATGTATCTGGTGCTCGGCTTTTTGACGCTCGGCATTTACTCGATCTACGTGCACTACAAGTTGATCGCCAGGCAGCGCGACCACTTCCGCAGGATGTTGCGGTTCTGCGACGACCTTTTGCGGGTAATCGAGGAGCGCGCCGAAATCACCGGGCAAAGCGAAGCGCTGGCCGCCGAGATCGCCGAGGTTCGTTCTCTCAAGGAGCGCTTCGACGAAGTTCATCGCAAGCGCCAGCGCAGCCCTGGGCTCTGGATCGTGTTGAGCATCCTCAGCTTCGGCTTGCTGTTCTTCTACGTTCTCTACTTCCTCAACGACGACCTGGTGGAGCATCAGCAGATCGAGGCCGAGTATCTCGAGCGGGCGTCGCTGCTTCTCAACAAGCTCGGTGTCGGGAGGCACCCGGTGATCGTCGAACAGGTGGTTCCCGACCGCAGCTTCCCGCTCTACCTGATCCTGACGATCGTCACGCTCGGTCTGTTCGAGTTGTACTGGGCGTACGCGCGCATCAAAGACGGCAACGAGCACTTCAACGAACACGCGCGCTTCGAGGATCAGCTGCTGTCCCTGATCCGCGCCTACGCGTAGGCGGGCGCCGGCGTCGGACGCGGTCTGCTCAGGAGCGGTGGAGCACATCCGCGGTCGACAGATCGAGCGGGACAGGCTTCCGCCGCCTCCCGATCACGCTGCCGGCTGGAAGCTCGACCCCCGCGATCGGCGCTACCTCCGTTACTGGGACGGTCGCTCTTGGACGGATGCGGTAGCGCCAGCGGCACCGGGCGGCGCGGCGGTGGCGGCGCCGCCCGGCTGGTACGGGGATCCTGCGAACGCCTCGCTGCAGCGCTTATGGGATGGTCAAAGGTGGACCGACCAAACGCGTCCGGCGGCTACGCAGCGACGGGGACCGCCGCCCCCCAGTGAGCACCCTTTCGAGGGTCCCGACTGGCCGGCGTGGAGCGGACCTCTGGCGTTCATAGCCGCTGCGATCGGTGGCTTGCTCGCGGCCTTGCCGCTGATCTTGAGCAAGGAGCGAGATCCCGTCTGGTGGATCGGCTCGACGTTCGGGCAAGAACTTCTGTTCGTGTTGTTAGCGCTGGCGGTCGCCGCCCGCAGCGCTCGGCCACGGCCGTGGCACTTCGGCCTCGCCGGAACCACACCGCGCCAGCTCGCGACGTGGCTGGCGGTGGCAGTTGGCGGCTACAGCGTGTTCATCTTGCCGGCATTGTTGGCGAGCGGGGAGACCGACCGCCGCGAGGTGTTGCCGGAACTCGCCGGCCGCAGCGACGCTGCGGTGCTCTGGCTGTTGGCCGCGTTGATCGTCGTGACCGCGCCGATCACCGAGGAGTTCTTCTTCCGCGGCTTCTTCTACCGGGCTTTACGCAACCAACTCGAGTTCGCGCCCGCCGTGCTCGCGAACGGACTGGTCTTTGGGCTCGCTCACCTACCGAGCGAACCGGGCGCCTTCGTCCCGCTGACGCTCTTCGGCGCGCTGCTGTGCATTGTTTACGAGCGGACGGGCTCGCTTCTTCCCGCGATCACCATCCATTCGCTCAACAACACGATCGTGCTCGCCTTCCCCGCGCATCTGCCAGTCCAAGCCCTCACCCTCGGCTTGCCGGTGATCTTGGGTTCGCTGGTGCTCAGCCTGACGCTGCGCGACACCCCGATGCGCGAGCGCGACCGCAGTTACGGATAAGGGTCGGCCTGTCCGGCCGCCCCTCCACACTCGGTCGTAGCTACGCCGCCCCCGGGACGACGTTCCCGAGGATGACGCTCAGCGCGCGCCACGCAGCTTGAAATCGTTGGACTGCCGCTTACTGGGCGGCGTGATCAAGAGGCGCTCGACCGCCTCGATCGACTCAGAAGGGCCGATCAAGAGCAGGCGGTCATGAGGCTGCAAGGGCTCGCGTTGTGACGGGCGGTAGCGCCAGCGCGATCCGCGACCAATCGCCAATACCCTCATCCCGGTGCGTTTCTCGAGGCGCAGCTCTTCGAGGGTCGCGCCGCACGCAGAGCGATCAGGCGCATGCTGTGTGCAGCGATCTACCCCTGCTCGACGCCGGAGCCGTCGAGCTCGCTCGCAGCGACGACGGCCGCGGCGAACTGAGCCGAAAGATCAGCCCAGTCAGTCCCAGCGAGGGCCGCGGTCGGGGGATTGCTCGATCACGCGCTGGCCTTGAGTGCAGATCAGCTCAGGGCCTTTCTATCCCACCGTAATGGGCGGCGCCGGACTCGAACCGGCGACCTCCTGCTTGTAAGGCCCATCCGGGGGTTTCCGGCTCTCACCGTCTGTTGCTTTTTGCAGGGAAAATGCGGGCGGCGGTTTCCCGCTGTTGCCGTTTTGGCAAGCGTGATGCTTGCCAAACGCTTGCCAGTTCGAGGGTGCGGTAGGCGTCCTCGAGGGCTCGCCGGCGCTGCTCGCGCTGCTGGTGGGTGCGCAGCTCGTGGGTGTAGATCGCGAGGGTCACGGTGGGGGTTGCGTGCCCCAAGTGCCAGGCCACCTGGTCGGGTCCGAGCCCTTGGGCGATGAGCAGGGTTGCGCAGGTGTGGCGCAGCGAGTGGGGCGTTGGTGGGGGCCCCTGGCGCGCGCCGAGCACCTCGGGGAAGGCGGGGCGGCCGTCCACCAGCTTTGCGGCTTTGAGGGCGCGGTTGAACGCGCGACGGATGTTCGCGCTGTCGAGCGGTGCGCCTGTTTCGGCCACAAACACATAGTCGTCGGGTTGCGACCAACCTGACTGGGCGCGGAGCTCAAGTAGCCGCTTTGCGAGGGCGCGTGTTAGTGGCACGACGCGCCGGGACGCCGGGGTTTTGAGGGGCCGCTCCCGCCCGTGCTTGTCGAGCTGGCGCTCGATCCTGCAGGTCGCGGCGGCCGGGTCGGTGAGGTCGAGGTCCCGCCAGCGGAGCGCCCGCGCTTCCCCGAGCCGCGCACCGGTCACGGCGAGCAGCTCGAACAGGCACCGCCAGCGGGGGGTGTCGCACGCCTCGAGTAGCGCGCTGAGCTCTTCGGGTGTGAGCGCGCGGCGGCGCGCCTGGGTGTGGGGCGCTGGGCGCTCCGCCCGCTCAAGCAGCAGCGCAGGGTTCTCGCCCCGCCACCCGCGGCGCCTCTGAGCCCACCGGAAGCTGTTGCGGGCAGCGGCGACGGCTTTCGCGATGGTGCTGTCGGCGTAGCCGGCGCGGCGCAACTCGGAGACGCGGCGCGCCAGGTCCTCGGGGGTTAGGTGGTCGAGCCTGCGGCGGCGCAAATCACCGAGGAGGCGCGCCCCCACCTTGTAGGCCTCGAGCGTGGATTCGCGGACCGCCGCCTGTTTTTCGGCAAGCCAGTTGTCGCACGCCTCGCCGAGGGTGAGCGGCACCCTCGGCCGCGGCAGCTCGCCGCGGGCGCGGAACCCCCGCAGCTCGTCCCGCAGCTTGCGCGCGTCCGTGAGCCTGGGGCCCGCGGTGCGGAACCGTTGCCTGCCGTCGGCGTCCCGCACCACCACCTCGTACACGGGGCCGGTGCGCGTTTCACGCACCCACACGCCGGGTTCGACTCGCCGCCTGCGCGCCACCGCGCCACACCCTACGGGGCGTTTCGCTCCCCAGCAAGCCAGCGGTCGACCTCGCTGCGGCGGACGCGCCGTTTGCCGTTTGGGGTGTGTTGGACGGTGCGCAGCTCCCCGCGGTTCGCAGCATCCACAAGGCGGTGGTAGCTCACCTTGGCGTACCGGGCGGCGTCCCGCATCGTGAGCCACTCGTCCCGCTCCATCCGCCGCTCGATACGCTCGTAGACGCGGTCGGCGACAAGCTCGGCGATGGCTTCCGCGAGCGGTTGGAGGGGGCCGAGGTTGCCGTTCACTGCTCCCTCTCCTTGAGGCGCTGTTTGAGGGTTGTGAGCGCCGTGTGGGCGTGTTGGGCGTGGCGGGTGGCTTTTCGGGCGAGGGTGAGCGCCCCACCTTCCAGGGGGTGGGTGCGGTCGAGCAGCGCGAGCCACCCCGCGAGGTCTGCGGCCTCCTCGAGCGCCTCGTCGAGAAGCGCGGTTGCGGGGCGCTGCAGGTTCCGGTTGCGGTAGGTGGCCTCCCCGGCGTTGAGGCGCGCGGCCGCGTGGCGGGCGAGCTCGCCGCGCGCACCGAGCCGCCCAAGGTGGCGGCGCCACCTCAACCCCACCACCCCCCTTTGAGGGTGCGGGCCGCAACAGCGAGCCTGAGCGCCTCAGGCGCCCACTCGGGCAGCAGGTCGCTCGCGAACCTGTCGGGGAGTTGGGCGAGCTCCCTGCGCCAGGCCCGCTCGATCGGTGCGCGGTCGCGCGGGTTGGGCCACAGGTGGCGCAGCGTTTCTGCGAGCGGGTCGGGCAGCTGGCCGTTCACAAGCCACCACCCCCCCGGGTGTCGTCCCGGGACGACGCTCGCTCGGTCGCGTGGGCGCAGTAGCGGCAGCCCGGCCGGTAGCCGTTGTCGGGCCGGTCGGGGTCGACGTGCGCGGGGCACGCGCGTTTTGTTCCGCTGCCAGCGTTGTCGCCAGCAGGGGGTGATAAGCCACCGTTCGCAAGATGATCATCAGTGATGTATAGGGGGTGATCATCTTGCGGGGATCCCTTTTCTGAAGCCGAATTCGCAAGATGATCATCTTGTGGGGCGTTGTCGGGCAGTTCCCACTCCCACCTACCCCGCCCGCGGTTTCCCTGCGAGAGGCGCTTCCTTCTGATGCCAAGCCCGGCCGCTGCGCGCCTTAAGGTCATCTCGCTGATCCCCTCCTCCCGGGCCTCCGCGAGGATGTCTCTCACCGCCACGGGCCCGTCGCTGAGCACCTCCCGGAGGAACGCTTCCGCCCTCTCGCGCGCGCCCGCCTCGCCGTGACCATCCGCGTCAAGCAGGTCCGCTGCCGAGACCGCAACCTCGCCCTCGATGACGGTGCGAGCCGCGAGCACCCCGTCGACCCTCACCGGCTCTATGCGCATCGCGAGGCCCGGAGCGAGCCACGACAGGTTGGACTTAGCGTGAGCCAGTACACGGCGGTCGCTGTCGAGATCGTCGGGGTCTCGAGCGAGCAGCAGCACGCTGCGGGCGGCGGCGGGCATCCCGATCGACCCACCGACTCTGTAGAGCGGGTGGTTTCCGTGCATCTGCGTCTTGTTCAGGTGGGCGACAACAACCACGGCGCAGGCGGTTGCCTCGGCGATCCGTGCGAGCGGGCCGAGCGCCTGCCTGACGGACTGGTCGCGCCAGGAGTGCACCCGCTCGTCGAGGTGGGCGCTCAACGGGTCTATCACCACTAGCTGCGCGCCGTTTGCCCGAGCCTGCTCCTCGAGGAGGGGGGCGTCACTGGGCAGAGCGAGCCGATCGTCGCTGTCGCCTTCGCGCACCCTGATGACGTGCACTAGTTCGAGGTGCGCACCCGCCGCCTCGAGCCGGGGCCGGATCACCGCTGCTGCGTGATCCTCTCCCGAGACGAGCAGCACCGCCCCACCCTGCTGGGTTACCTGGGCGGCGAGCCAGCAGGTGAGCATTGACTTTCCGGCCCCAGGGTCGCCTACCAGCAGTGTTAGCGCGCCGAAAGGCACGCGCGGCTCCCAGAGCCACCGCACAGGCTGCGGCTTGATACTCGCGGCGCTCACGGTCTCCACCCGCCGCCGGGGCGCGCCTTGCCCGCCCGGCGCCTGCCCCGCGGGCTCGTAGCGGGAGGCGCTCTCCGCGACCTTCCGCACCTCCGCCTCCGGGAGCGGCGGGTCGCACCGCTCCGCGTTCAGTGTGAGCAGCACCTCCTCGAGCTCGGCGGGGCTGTAGCCGCGGCCGCGGAGAGCGCAGGCCTCGCGGAACAGGCGGTCGTTGCGCTCACCCACACACCACCGCGCACCGCGCGAGCCAGTGGGGTGTGCCGGCTTGTGGCGATGCGCCACCGCCTCAAGCAGCCACCCGGGCGGCTGCGCAACCTCGGCGAGACGCAGCCAGCGGTAGCGGCGCCCGCCCACCACCGACGGGGGGACGACGACGTACCCGCCCTCGCCGCGCACATCAACACCCGGGAAAACCTGGGTCCTGCAGCGCACCTCGACGCCCTCGGGGAGGCGGAAGTAGAGGTGGCGCCCGCCCGACGGCGTCGCGACCGTCACCGTCGCGGGGAGCGGACCGTGCTCGCGCTCGAGCCGCTCGAGCGTCCCCAGCCCCTCCTCCCCGTCGATGTCGAGCACCCACAGGCCCGAGGCGCTCCCGGTCCGCAACCCCAGGTTCAGGGGGAGCGTGTCGCCGCTCTCGCTCACCCCCCACCACTCGGCGATGCGAGTGGTGTCGCTGGTGGCGTCCTTGAAGCCGCGGGGCGTTGCGGGCTCCTTCCTGTCCTTGGCGCACGGAAACACCGGGAGGCCGAGCCGCGCGAGGCGGCACGCCGCGCCGTAGGTGCGGGTGTAGTGGGCGAGCGCCTCGGGGATCGCGAGCGTAGAATCCCCCGCGGAGAGGGTTGTTTTTGCGCCCCCGCTCGCAAGGGCGGGGGCGCTCCTGTTTACGCAGCGCACATTTGCCCTCCTGTGTGTCGTGTTGCGCGCCCCCACGGGTCGGGGACGCGCCCAACGAGCGCCCACACACCGGTGTGTGGGCGCAGGCCCAGCGTTAGGCCGGGCTCGAAAGACGCTCTAATGAACTCGCCGCAAACAACAGGGCGAGACGCACAACACACAACACGCTGCGGCCACCGGCCGCCCCGGCAACCCCAGCGGCGGCGGCCACCACAAGATGGGTCGTCAGCGTCGGGGTCGCCGCCCGGCCCAGCCCGGCACGCGCCACGCCTAGCCGCGCGACGGGCACGCTGGCGGGGGCGGCGTGCGCGGCGCGCCACCAGGCAAAGCGTCCGCCCCTTGGGTTTCGCGAAGGCGCGCCTCGGCGACACTGGGGCCGCGACCCGCACCCTCTCACACACTCGCCCCGCCTCATCCCCCAAAGCTGCGCGCGCGGCACTCTCGCTCACGACCCTGTGCCGCAGCAGACGCCGGAGCGCGCGCAGCCGGTAGCCCACCTCCTGCGCCCGCAGCGCACACTCCCGCTCCTCCCAGTCGAGCTCCGTCAGGTCGAGGTGATCCCACGCGACCGGGTCCATCTGGGTTATTGGGTGGGTGATCTCT
Protein-coding regions in this window:
- a CDS encoding YceI family protein; translated protein: MSTPTKVAVEPGTYKIDPVHSQVAFEIEHLGIATFRGRFRSFDGLLRFGEDGRLEAAEGEIDVRSVDVQDEMLSQHLLSDEFFAAEKFPTARFRSTAIEPVGDDRYRVRGDFELKGRTNEVVLDARVKGVARDLQGKLRVSVAAEGQIDRHAWGIDWDHTLEGGVKVIGDKVRLLIEIEAQRQ
- a CDS encoding bifunctional DNA primase/polymerase — translated: MRCVNRSAPALASGGAKTTLSAGDSTLAIPEALAHYTRTYGAACRLARLGLPVFPCAKDRKEPATPRGFKDATSDTTRIAEWWGVSESGDTLPLNLGLRTGSASGLWVLDIDGEEGLGTLERLEREHGPLPATVTVATPSGGRHLYFRLPEGVEVRCRTQVFPGVDVRGEGGYVVVPPSVVGGRRYRWLRLAEVAQPPGWLLEAVAHRHKPAHPTGSRGARWCVGERNDRLFREACALRGRGYSPAELEEVLLTLNAERCDPPLPEAEVRKVAESASRYEPAGQAPGGQGAPRRRVETVSAASIKPQPVRWLWEPRVPFGALTLLVGDPGAGKSMLTCWLAAQVTQQGGAVLLVSGEDHAAAVIRPRLEAAGAHLELVHVIRVREGDSDDRLALPSDAPLLEEQARANGAQLVVIDPLSAHLDERVHSWRDQSVRQALGPLARIAEATACAVVVVAHLNKTQMHGNHPLYRVGGSIGMPAAARSVLLLARDPDDLDSDRRVLAHAKSNLSWLAPGLAMRIEPVRVDGVLAARTVIEGEVAVSAADLLDADGHGEAGARERAEAFLREVLSDGPVAVRDILAEAREEGISEMTLRRAAAGLGIRRKRLSQGNRGRGRWEWELPDNAPQDDHLANSASEKGSPQDDHPLYITDDHLANGGLSPPAGDNAGSGTKRACPAHVDPDRPDNGYRPGCRYCAHATERASSRDDTRGGGGL
- a CDS encoding tyrosine-type recombinase/integrase; the protein is MARRRRVEPGVWVRETRTGPVYEVVVRDADGRQRFRTAGPRLTDARKLRDELRGFRARGELPRPRVPLTLGEACDNWLAEKQAAVRESTLEAYKVGARLLGDLRRRRLDHLTPEDLARRVSELRRAGYADSTIAKAVAAARNSFRWAQRRRGWRGENPALLLERAERPAPHTQARRRALTPEELSALLEACDTPRWRCLFELLAVTGARLGEARALRWRDLDLTDPAAATCRIERQLDKHGRERPLKTPASRRVVPLTRALAKRLLELRAQSGWSQPDDYVFVAETGAPLDSANIRRAFNRALKAAKLVDGRPAFPEVLGARQGPPPTPHSLRHTCATLLIAQGLGPDQVAWHLGHATPTVTLAIYTHELRTHQQREQRRRALEDAYRTLELASVWQASRLPKRQQRETAARIFPAKSNRR
- a CDS encoding DUF4234 domain-containing protein; amino-acid sequence: MYLVLGFLTLGIYSIYVHYKLIARQRDHFRRMLRFCDDLLRVIEERAEITGQSEALAAEIAEVRSLKERFDEVHRKRQRSPGLWIVLSILSFGLLFFYVLYFLNDDLVEHQQIEAEYLERASLLLNKLGVGRHPVIVEQVVPDRSFPLYLILTIVTLGLFELYWAYARIKDGNEHFNEHARFEDQLLSLIRAYA
- a CDS encoding helix-turn-helix domain-containing protein — protein: MNGNLGPLQPLAEAIAELVADRVYERIERRMERDEWLTMRDAARYAKVSYHRLVDAANRGELRTVQHTPNGKRRVRRSEVDRWLAGERNAP
- a CDS encoding saccharopine dehydrogenase NADP-binding domain-containing protein, translating into MAGRVVLFGASGFTGALTARELVARGVAPVLAGRSRDRLERLRDELGRDDLEIAIADAADPPSVRRLVERGDVLITTVGPFQRYGYAALEAAVAAPCTYLDSTGEPPFMRAVFEEYGPRAQAAGAALMTAMGYDYVPGNLAAALAVEEAGEDAARVDIGYFVDGPPSPSAMSGGTRASLVGVIGEPSFAFRDGGIRSERAARRVRTFRTSKGARKAVSVGGSEHYALPRSFPQLEQVNVYLGWFAALSRPM
- a CDS encoding MarR family winged helix-turn-helix transcriptional regulator, whose translation is MTDVASRRAGPKREDKPSARASQAAGPAHRAAWSALASAHAAVVCALERAFAGASLPPLGWYEVLQALARAPEGSLRPRELVEHVNLSKSGLTRLLDRLEQAGLVERRRCPKDRRGYHVLLTAEGRRIYQRMRPLHDRTVREHLGAALDEQQASELAALLRKLAAGQRERAA
- a CDS encoding NADPH-dependent FMN reductase, which translates into the protein MSDSTARATRELDAAAARPVEQPLRVLVLVGSLRRDSYNRRLARAFSEEAPQGLELVEWPRLAELPHYNEDLEDDPPLAAVQLRRAVAAADALLLITPEYNAGPSSAIKNAVDWASRPPGRAPIAGKPAAVAGASVSSFGALWAQQQLRRALLIAGARPLERELPVARVDQRFAGNRLRDAGLRQELRALLEELATAACSQLTTPQATAAARGSTS
- a CDS encoding CPBP family glutamic-type intramembrane protease translates to MEHIRGRQIERDRLPPPPDHAAGWKLDPRDRRYLRYWDGRSWTDAVAPAAPGGAAVAAPPGWYGDPANASLQRLWDGQRWTDQTRPAATQRRGPPPPSEHPFEGPDWPAWSGPLAFIAAAIGGLLAALPLILSKERDPVWWIGSTFGQELLFVLLALAVAARSARPRPWHFGLAGTTPRQLATWLAVAVGGYSVFILPALLASGETDRREVLPELAGRSDAAVLWLLAALIVVTAPITEEFFFRGFFYRALRNQLEFAPAVLANGLVFGLAHLPSEPGAFVPLTLFGALLCIVYERTGSLLPAITIHSLNNTIVLAFPAHLPVQALTLGLPVILGSLVLSLTLRDTPMRERDRSYG